A single region of the Plasmodium reichenowi strain SY57 chromosome 9, whole genome shotgun sequence genome encodes:
- a CDS encoding transporter, putative, with protein MVSDVSKENISQLKYEGQAPNDLKINKWIALVLYAIVASVATFVHAGFSGWQPIIYKTGAFSELCKEGDEVQIFKVDENISYNSCGNRDAAINNLFTLSFFLHFFLSSMSGFILDTFGEKVCFLCGQIILALAFFSLAVLKFSYVWYIFFFLLGVSADLSFIPLLKISKYFPGQESLIFGILGSARSTGFAVGLLLKIAFFYLFNFGNNEFYILCVIYLCTCILFSFLVGIFIMPGKSSNNKSTTQGQDNIQINSERATGSSMTDKKNNNNNNNNNNGIFQEMENLESGRRSSVNISDRNSLSKHNNNNNNNNTSVLEYIKSLWAHPQKWEYLITVFICSSSMIRFDYFIKTNRSFFMTNAYDLTTVFSLSTILSFLPSPLFGYISGKLGSIYGILINNLFILFTYVCVLFNPILFKYIAIFTFFFFISFAFSCFYCYVDEKYSKEHFGKLCGIMFAVSAVCLSINFYLTYLTDVVYAKLGEYKHMPVTYGMNVLGLVSLIGCIYLKVTEKKNNKN; from the coding sequence ATGGCAACcgattatatataaaacagGTGCTTTTTCAGAATTATGTAAAGAAGGTGATGAAGTACAGATTTTTAAAGTAGACGAgaatatatcatataattcttGTGGTAATAGAGATGCAgctataaataatttatttacattatccttctttttacattttttcttatcatCGATGAGTGGATTTATATTAGATACCTTTGGAGAAAAAGTATGTTTCTTATGTGGACAAATTATTTTAGCTTTAGcctttttttctttagCAGTTTTAAAATTCTCATACGTATGgtatattttctttttcttattGGGTGTATCAGCAgatttatcttttataccattattaaaaatatcgAAATATTTTCCAGGACAAGAATCCTTAATTTTTGGAATCTTGGGTTCAGCGAGATCTACTGGATTTGCTGTAGGTTTATTATTGAAAATTGCTTTTTTCTATTTGTTTAATTTTGGTAATAAtgaattttatatattatgtgtaatatatttatgtacatgtatattattCTCATTTCTTGTTggtatatttataatgcCTGGCAAgagtagtaataataagtCTACTACACAAGGACAAgataatatacaaattaaTAGTGAACGTGCTACCGGTTCATCGATGACagataagaaaaataataataataataataataataataatggtaTATTCCAAGAAATGGAAAACTTAGAAAGTGGTAGAAGATCATCAGTTAATATATCAGACAGAAATTCATTATctaaacataataataataataataataataatacatcCGTTTTAGAATATATCAAATCTTTATGGGCACATCCACAAAAATGGGAATATTTAATAACAGTTTTTATATGTAGTTCAAGTATGATTAGATTTGATTATTTTATCAAAACAAATAGATCTTTCTTTATGACCAATGCATATGATTTAACAACCGTCTTTTCTTTATCAACAATTTTGTCTTTTTTGCCATCTCCACTTTTTGGATATATTAGTGGCAAATTAGGTTCTATTTATGGAATcttaattaataatttgtttataCTCTTTACATATGTATGTGTTTTATTTAATCCTATCttattcaaatatatagccatctttacatttttcttcttcatatCATTTGCTTTTTCATGTTTCTACTGTTATGTTgatgaaaaatattcaaaGGAGCATTTTGGAAAATTGTGTGGTATTATGTTTGCTGTTAGTGCAGTATGTTTGAGCATCAACTTTTATTTAACATACCTTACCGATGTTGTCTATGCGAAACTCGGAGAATACAAACACATGCCTGTCACCTACGGAATGAACGTCTTGGGTCTTGTATCTTTAATAGgatgtatatatttgaaggttacagaaaagaaaaacaacaaaaactaa